One window from the genome of Cryptosporangium phraense encodes:
- a CDS encoding ABC transporter permease: MSLDTAPSLDAVGESVSPRRRAMTKLFSATPFYLAGVLLLMAIAFSVLRPDAFPTPANFRNILTDVSVLLVMAVGMTYVMVAGGFDLSIGSVLVFSGVMAAKTMGAVGGEGWSPVFAGLVVALISGIVWGLFNGFCVTRLRVPALITTLGTTGAALGIARLITDGNDVRTVPLALIKFSVDEWLGLPALVWISAVVTIAGGLHLAYTRFGRHTYIVGSNAEAARRAGINVDRHLVRLYALSGLLAGLAGMMSLTRFSTTTIAGHAQDSLQVITGVVLGGVSLFGGVGTIVGTTVGMFISSVLNNGLIVVDVKPFWQEVAIGFILIIAVYIDQRRRNRRDRG; the protein is encoded by the coding sequence GCGGGCGATGACCAAGCTGTTCTCCGCGACCCCGTTCTACCTGGCGGGCGTGCTGCTGCTGATGGCGATCGCGTTCTCGGTCCTGCGCCCGGACGCGTTCCCGACACCGGCGAACTTCCGCAACATCCTCACCGACGTCAGCGTCCTGCTGGTGATGGCCGTCGGCATGACGTACGTGATGGTCGCCGGCGGGTTCGACCTGTCGATCGGCTCGGTGCTGGTCTTCTCCGGCGTGATGGCGGCCAAGACGATGGGCGCGGTCGGCGGCGAGGGCTGGTCGCCGGTGTTCGCCGGGCTGGTCGTCGCGCTGATCTCCGGCATCGTGTGGGGGCTCTTCAACGGCTTCTGCGTCACCCGGTTACGCGTCCCCGCGCTGATCACGACGCTCGGCACGACCGGGGCCGCGCTCGGCATCGCCCGGTTGATCACCGACGGCAACGACGTCCGGACCGTGCCGCTCGCGCTGATCAAGTTCTCGGTCGACGAGTGGCTCGGGCTGCCCGCGCTGGTCTGGATCTCCGCGGTCGTCACGATCGCCGGCGGGCTGCACCTGGCCTACACCCGCTTCGGACGGCACACGTACATCGTCGGCTCGAACGCCGAGGCCGCCCGCCGGGCCGGTATCAACGTCGACCGGCACCTCGTCCGCCTCTACGCGCTCTCCGGCCTGCTCGCGGGTCTGGCCGGGATGATGTCGCTGACCCGCTTCTCGACGACCACGATCGCCGGCCACGCCCAGGACTCGCTGCAGGTCATCACCGGCGTCGTGCTCGGTGGCGTCAGCCTGTTCGGCGGCGTCGGCACGATCGTCGGCACCACGGTCGGCATGTTCATCTCGTCCGTGCTGAACAACGGGCTGATCGTCGTCGACGTGAAGCCGTTCTGGCAGGAAGTGGCGATCGGCTTCATCTTGATCATCGCCGTCTACATCGACCAGCGCCGTCGGAACCGCCGCGACCGCGGCTGA